CAACATTACTGACTGGCAACAAAATATTGAAAAAAGTGCAACCTCTTTCCTAAATCATTTTATTCGTATTTCGCCAAAACAAAATTCAAATAAAAAAGAATTACTTGCACCAAATCAAGATATTTATCTTCGTGAGAACATTCGTCTACGTTTACAGCTTGCGATTATGGCAGTTCCTCGTCAGCAAAATGAACTTTATAAGCAATCTCTAGAAGCTGTTTCTTCTTGGGTTCGTAGCTATTTTGATACAAACGCTGAAGTAACACAAAATTTCTTAAAATTAGTAGATGGATTGACTGATACTTCTATTTATGTAGATGTACCAGAGCAATTAAAAAGTTTAACATTACTTGACAAATATCTTAATCGTACAGCTTTAGATCTACAAAAAGTGGAAATTGAAGCAGACAAGGCGATTGATACAATGCCTAAAGTAGAAGCTGTTAAACCAACACAATCTGAATCACAACAATAAGGATAAGTCTATGTTTAGAGTGCTCTTTTTAATGCTGACATTGCTTGTAGGACTTGTAGCAGGGCCTTATATTTCTGGTCAGCAAGGTTATGTGCGCATTGAGACAGCAAATCGTATTATAGAAATGTCCATCACTACCTTAGTGATTTTTTTCATTATTTCTTTAGCAATAATTTATGCTTTTGAATGGGGCATCACTCGTTTCTTTCGTTTAAGTCGTAGCTCTTATCAATGGTTTTCTAATCGCAAACGTGTAAAAGCGCAAAAACAAACCCTTGAAGGCTTGGTAAAAATGAATGAAGGGGATTACGCTAAAGCAGAAAAATTAATTGGCAAAAATGCTAAACATTCTGCTGAACCTGTACTAAATCTCATCAAAGCAGCAGAAGCTGCTCAACAACGTGGCGACGAATTTAGTGCAAATCGCTATTTAATTGAAGCGACAGAATTAGCCGGCTCTGATAATTTGCTCGTGGAAATTGCCCGTACTCGCATTTTATTGCAACAAAACAAGTTACCTGCAGCACGCAGTTCTGTAGATAGCTTATTAGAAATGGCTCGTCGCAATAAAGAAGTATTAAAACTCGCGGTAGAAATTTATCTTCGCTCTAAAGCCTATCAAGCTCTAGATAAAATTTTAGACAATGTTGCGAATAGCGGTTTATTCAATGATGAAGAATTCAAAGATCTTCGATCTAAAACCGAAAATGGTTTACTCGACGAGAAAATGAACGAAGAAGGAATTGATGGCTTACTAACTTGGTGGAATCAGCAACCTCGTCATCGCCGTAACAATATTGAACTTAAAATTAGCCTTATTCAACGTTTAATTGACTGTAATGATCATGAATCAGCTACTGAATTGACATTTGAAATACTGAAAAAACTCGGTGACAATACAGCAATCAGTTTACCTCTTTGTACTCAAATTACACGTTTACAACCAGAAGATAACAGTAAACTTCTCAAGCTAATAGAAAAACGTGCAAAACGTGTGGATGAAAAACAAAAATGCTGTATCAATCGTGCTTTGGGTTATTTATATGTTCGTAACAATGAATTTATTAAAGCAGCAGATGTATTCAAAAACGTGATCGCTTGCCCTGAACAATTAGAACAAAATGATTTGATGATGGCATCTTATGTATTTGAACAAGCGGGCGATAAAGCATTAGCTGAACAAGTTCGCCAAGAGAGTTTGAAATCAGTGATGGCAATTCAGGATGTCATTCCAGAAAGTGCGGAAGAAAAAACAGAAGAAAATTCAACCGCACTTTTAGAAAGCAAATCTGAGTAGCTCAACTAAAAAGACAAAACGCACTTCAAGTGAAGTGCGTTTTTTGTTGTTTTGAATCTAAAACTATATATTTTTCAGTTTATTAGAATATAACACCAAACAGAGTGCGATCACCATAATCAAAATTGCGCCTGCAAATAAGATGGTATCCACCGAGCTTTCATGATTAACAATGATTAAACGCAACATCGCAGTGATCCCAGCATAAATAAAATAGCGTAAAGGGAAGTGATATCCGCTTTTAAAATACTGCACAATCAAACCAATAAACCCGAAATATAAGAAAAACATTACTGCTTGTTCAGCAACATCATAAGGTACAACAGACGAAGTGTTAAGCACCATCATAGATAAAGTATAAGTTATTTTTACAAGGGCAATAATAAGCACAATCGCTAGCGCAATCAACGCTGTACAAAGCACAATTTTCAATACATCAGTAATGATTCGTGGCAATTTTTCTAATTCTAGGGACTCTTCCATTTTTATTCCTTACAACAAAATTAAGACTCGTATACTAATGTAAAATTATAAAACTGGTCAAAATTATTTAAAAATAATTATTAGAAATTATTATATTCCTACGCATTTAAATGCGATCACATAATAAAGTTTATGAATAAATGTCACATTTACACTACAAGAATAGGATTATTTCTCACAAGAAAATTTTTACAATGTAGTAAATTATTGAAAATGAAAGGTTTTTTAATGGCAGGGGCGGAGAGGCTCGAACTCCCAACACCCGGTTTTGGAGACCGGTGCTCTACCAATTGAACTACGCCCCTATTGGTATCAATAAACTATGATATGAATTGGCGGAATGGACGGGACTCGAACCCGCGACCCCCTGCGTGACAGGCAGGTATTCTAACCAGCTGAACTACCACTCCGCTAAAAATGATGATTGGCAGTGCCTTACTCTCACATGGGGAAACCCCACACTACCATCAGCGTTACAACATTTCACTTCTGAGTTCGGTATGGTATCAGGTGGATCTATTGCACTATCTCTGCCAAAAATTTTTTATTTTTTTAATTTACTCAATGAATAAACTAAAAAAATAAAACCTGGCGGTGCCCTACTCTCACATGGGGAAACCCCACACTACCATCGGCATTACAGCGTTTCACTTCTGAGTTCGGTATGGTCTCAGGTGGTTCCACCGCACTATCGCCGCCAAGATAATTCTTTGATAACTCGTCTTCTCTTTTATCTCTCGTCTCTTTTATCTCTCGTTACTCAGTCTTTACTCTACCTTTCACTCGTTCTTATTGGTCACAAGCTGAACTCAATTTTCTCTCTATTAAGTCTTCTATATTTACTTTTCTTTGTTTAGTCTTTTACTTCGGTTTCCGCTCTACTTTTATTTGCTTCGCTTTTCATCTCTTACTTCACTTAGCTCCCAAAAACACTTGAGCGTTGTATAGTTAAGCCTCTCGGGCAATTAGTATCTGTTAGCTCAATGTATCACTACACTTACACACCTGACCTATCTACGTCGTAGTCTACAACAACCCTTACTGACTTAAAGTCAGGGATGACTCATCTCTTGGCAAGTTTCGTGCTTAGATGCTTTCAGCACTTATCTCTTCCGCATTTAGCTACCCAGCAATGCCTCTGGCGAGACAACTGGAACACCAGTGATGCGTCCACTCCGGTCCTCTCGTACTAGGAGCAGCCCCAATCAATCATCCAACGCCCACGGCAGATAGGGACCGAACTGTCTCACGACGTTCTAAACCCAGCTCGCGTACCACTTTAAATGGCGAACAGCCATACCCTTGGGACCTACTTCAGCCCCAGGATGTGATGAGCCGACATCGAGGTGCCAAACACCGCCGTCGATATGAACTCTTGGGCGGTATCAGCCTGTTATCCCCGGAGTACCTTTTATCCGTTGAGCGATGGCCCTTCCATTCAGAACCACCGGATCACTATGACCTACTTTCGTACCTGCTCGACTTGTCTGTCTCGCAGTTAAGCTTGCTTATACCATTGCACTAACCTCACGATGTCCGACCGTGATTAGCAAACCTTCGTGCTCCTCCGTTACGCTTTGGGAGGAGACCGCCCCAGTCAAACTACCCACCAGACACTGTCCGAGACCACGTTTCGTCATCTTCGTTAGAACATCAAACGTTAAAGGGTGGTATTTCAAGGTCGCCTCCACAATGACTGGCGTCACTGCTTCAAAGGCTCCCACCTATCCTACACATCAAAATTCAATGTTCAGTGTCAAGCTATAGTAAAGGTTCACGGGGTCTTTCCGTCTAGCCGCGGGTACACCGCATCTTCACGGCGATTTCAATTTCACTGAGTCTCGGGTGGAGACAGCCTGGCCATCATTATGCCATTCGTGCAGGTCGGAACTTACCCGACAAGGAATTTCGCTACCTTAGGACCGTTATAGTTACGGCCGCCGTTTACTGGGGCTTCGATCAGGTGCTTCTCTTGCGATGACACCATCAATTAACCTTCCAGCACCGGGCAGGCATCACACCCTATACGTCCACTTTCGTGTTTGCAGAGTGCTGTGTTTTTAATAAACAGTTGCAGCCAGCTGGTATCTTCGACCGGTTCAACCTTCGCCCGCTAGGGACTACAATCTACGCCGGCGCACCTTCTCCCGAAGTTACGGTGCTATTTTGCCTAGTTCCTTCACCCGAGTTCTCTCAAGCGCCTGAGTATTCTCTACCTGACCACCTGTGTCGGTTTTCAGTACGGTTTAGTAAAGCCTTTCGCTTAGTGGCTTTTCCTGGAAGTGTGGTATCAGTTACTTCAGCTCCGTAGAGCCTCGTCATCATCTCTCTGTGTTAAGGAAGTCCGGATTTGCCTAAACTTCCCACCTACCAACTTAAACGCACATATCCAACAGTGCGATAACCTAACCTACTCCGTCCCCACATCGCAGCTTTACCAAGTACAGGAATATTAACCTGTTTCCCATCGACTACGCTTTTCAGCCTCGCCTTAGGAGCCGACTCACCCTGCCCCGATTAACGTTGGACAGGAACCCTTGGTCTTCCGGCGAACGGGTTTTTCACCCGTTTTATCGTTACTTATGTCAGCATTCGCACTTGTGATACGTCCAGCTAACCTCTCGATTAACCTTCATCCGCTTACACAACGCTCCCCTACCCAACAGGCGTATCACTAATAATCCTTACTTCAAAAATACCCCGACTCAACGTTCGGGTTGCTTGAACAACCTTTCATGCCGCTTCGCGCCATTCTAGCTTGTTAATCGTAAGGCGTATTAGTGATACGCCTGATGCCGCAGCTTCGGTGCTATATTTCAGCCCCGTTACATCTTCCGCGCAGGCCGACTCGACTAGTGAGCTATTACGCTTTCTTTAAATGATGGCTGCTTCTAAGCCAACATCCTAGCTGTCTAAGCCTTCCCACTTCGTTTCCCACTTAATATAGACTTGGGGACCTTAGCTGGCGGTCTGGGTTGTTTCCCTCTCCACGACGGACGTTAGCACCCGCCGTGTGTCTCCTGAGTATCACTCTTTGGTATTCGTAGTTTGCATCGGGTTGGTAATCCGGGATGGACCCCTAGCCGAAACAGTGCTCTACCCCCAAAGGTGTCACCTCAAGGCTC
The nucleotide sequence above comes from Haemophilus influenzae. Encoded proteins:
- a CDS encoding heme biosynthesis protein HemY, with product MFRVLFLMLTLLVGLVAGPYISGQQGYVRIETANRIIEMSITTLVIFFIISLAIIYAFEWGITRFFRLSRSSYQWFSNRKRVKAQKQTLEGLVKMNEGDYAKAEKLIGKNAKHSAEPVLNLIKAAEAAQQRGDEFSANRYLIEATELAGSDNLLVEIARTRILLQQNKLPAARSSVDSLLEMARRNKEVLKLAVEIYLRSKAYQALDKILDNVANSGLFNDEEFKDLRSKTENGLLDEKMNEEGIDGLLTWWNQQPRHRRNNIELKISLIQRLIDCNDHESATELTFEILKKLGDNTAISLPLCTQITRLQPEDNSKLLKLIEKRAKRVDEKQKCCINRALGYLYVRNNEFIKAADVFKNVIACPEQLEQNDLMMASYVFEQAGDKALAEQVRQESLKSVMAIQDVIPESAEEKTEENSTALLESKSE
- the psiE gene encoding phosphate-starvation-inducible protein PsiE, with product MEESLELEKLPRIITDVLKIVLCTALIALAIVLIIALVKITYTLSMMVLNTSSVVPYDVAEQAVMFFLYFGFIGLIVQYFKSGYHFPLRYFIYAGITAMLRLIIVNHESSVDTILFAGAILIMVIALCLVLYSNKLKNI